In Vespa velutina chromosome 1, iVesVel2.1, whole genome shotgun sequence, the following proteins share a genomic window:
- the LOC124955397 gene encoding methyl-CpG-binding domain protein 3 isoform X1, giving the protein MNMSVEKKKYPSALPTNWSTREETARKSQNQLTSTGKVDVYYYSRGVRNDASLVPPIRQTASIFKQPVTIYKTQEGKVKDLKHGNQEKPKQEGADKADGKYGSQDKPKQLFWEKRLEGLRACDPDGYEFDAMDLPKSLRPVGPYITEETLLQSVATALHVSSQPVTGQTGSKTALEKNPGVFLNPDQPLVQAVSIADEDIKRQEDRVALARKKLQEALRGMPT; this is encoded by the exons ATGAATATGTCtgtggagaaaaagaaatatccttCGGCATTACCAACGAATTGGTCAACGAGAGAGGAAACAGCTAGAAAAAGTCAAAATCAATTAACGTCTACGGGAAAGGTTGATGTTTATTATTACAG CCGTGGTGTGAGAAACGACGCATCATTGGTACCACCTATAAGGCAAACGGCTTCCATTTTTAAACAGCCGGTTACTATATACAAAACGCAAGAGGGGAAAGTAAAGGATTTAAAGCATGGTAATCAAGAGAAACCAAAACAG GAAGGAGCCGATAAAGCTGATGGCAAATACGGCTCCCAAGATAAGCCTAAGCAG CTTTTTTGGGAAAAACGTTTAGAGGGCCTAAGAGCTTGCGACCCAGATGGATACGAATTTGATGCAATGGATCTACCAAAGTCCCTAAGACCCGTTGGACCTTACATAACCGAAGAAACATTGTTGCAAAGTGTGGCAACGGCTCTTCACGTATCCTCACAACCGGTTACGGGACAAACGGGATCTAAAACGGCATTGGAAAAAAATCCTGGTGTATTTCTTAATCCCGATCAACCCCTCGTACAG GCTGTATCTATAGCGGATGAAGACATCAAACGACAAGAAGATCGCGTAGCGCTagcgagaaaaaaattacaagaagCCTTACGAGGGATGCCTACGTAA
- the LOC124955397 gene encoding methyl-CpG-binding domain protein 2 isoform X2 gives MNMSVEKKKYPSALPTNWSTREETARKSQNQLTSTGKVDVYYYSRGVRNDASLVPPIRQTASIFKQPVTIYKTQEGKVKDLKHGNQEKPKQLFWEKRLEGLRACDPDGYEFDAMDLPKSLRPVGPYITEETLLQSVATALHVSSQPVTGQTGSKTALEKNPGVFLNPDQPLVQAVSIADEDIKRQEDRVALARKKLQEALRGMPT, from the exons ATGAATATGTCtgtggagaaaaagaaatatccttCGGCATTACCAACGAATTGGTCAACGAGAGAGGAAACAGCTAGAAAAAGTCAAAATCAATTAACGTCTACGGGAAAGGTTGATGTTTATTATTACAG CCGTGGTGTGAGAAACGACGCATCATTGGTACCACCTATAAGGCAAACGGCTTCCATTTTTAAACAGCCGGTTACTATATACAAAACGCAAGAGGGGAAAGTAAAGGATTTAAAGCATGGTAATCAAGAGAAACCAAAACAG CTTTTTTGGGAAAAACGTTTAGAGGGCCTAAGAGCTTGCGACCCAGATGGATACGAATTTGATGCAATGGATCTACCAAAGTCCCTAAGACCCGTTGGACCTTACATAACCGAAGAAACATTGTTGCAAAGTGTGGCAACGGCTCTTCACGTATCCTCACAACCGGTTACGGGACAAACGGGATCTAAAACGGCATTGGAAAAAAATCCTGGTGTATTTCTTAATCCCGATCAACCCCTCGTACAG GCTGTATCTATAGCGGATGAAGACATCAAACGACAAGAAGATCGCGTAGCGCTagcgagaaaaaaattacaagaagCCTTACGAGGGATGCCTACGTAA